A region from the Branchiostoma lanceolatum isolate klBraLanc5 chromosome 2, klBraLanc5.hap2, whole genome shotgun sequence genome encodes:
- the LOC136428752 gene encoding cerebral cavernous malformations 2 protein-like, which translates to MSTAVEITEMEDDGRKKKSSGFVSPIRKMFSKSERGSDKKPSIVRHRRPLHAVVLEPPEYLIDPELLIEDYIEKEVKYLGAIPNVPQGLDLTNRTEVLRIVDDGKRRGLLPWTLQIEHDAIMSLSANNVKLLRRDGEDLLHRVPVHDIAAVCYVRDDGLNLLALKIGSDGADSEVCNIVVLHAESRAASEELCSLIGQTFQLVYTESTMAFLDRSILQGASTPRYGMSLRSTTSSPARPSVAEVFASTPPRPSNNNHSPTREARSTPQHTRKESVAKSESDISITPSAQELLQDYMSLLKTRLKTEELKQFALLLRQYRTSISVREFCIRLKDLYREERKFLMAGMRPFIPEKDSQYFESFLESIGVDGNGILTDSYRRYRRTISDASASTFSANGANGNGNGNGRDSVSIPSSAGDATPVPQETEELDRMLSDIHNDIEALATSVENINMQF; encoded by the exons AGTTCTGGCTTTGTGTCGCCAATCAGGAAAATGTTCTCCAAGAGCGAGCGAGGCAGCGATAAGAAACCGTCCATCGTGAGACACCGCCGTCCTCTCCACGCCGTTGTCCTTGAGCCTCCTGAATACCTCATCGACCCAGAACTACTCATAGAGGACTATATTGAAAAAGAAGTCAAG TACTTAGGAGCAATACCCAATGTACCTCAGGGTCTGGACCTGACCAATAGGACAGAAGTGTTAAGAATAGTGGATGATGGGAAG AGAAGGGGTTTATTACCCTGGACGTTACAAATAGAACACGATGCCATCATGAGTCTGTCTGCCAACAACGTGAAACTGCTGCGTAGAGACGGCGAGGACTTGTTACACAGAGTCCCTGTACACGACATCGCTGCAGTCTGCTACGTACGGGACGACGGGCTCAATCTGCTGGCCCTGAAAATAG GTTCTGATGGTGCTGATAGTGAAGTCTGTAACATAGTTGTTTTACATGCAGAAAGTAGG GCGGCATCGGAGGAGCTctgctctctgattggtcagactTTCCAGCTGGTCTACACAGAGTCCACCATGGCATTTCTGGACCGGTCCATTTTACAAGGAGCGTCCACCCCCAGATACGGCATGTCCCTGAGAAGTA CCACTTCCAGTCCAGCCAGACCCAGTGTAGCCGAGGTATTTGCATCTAC GCCACCAAGACCGTCCAATAATAATCATTCTCCAACAAGAGAAGCCAGGTCGACGCCCCAGCACACACGAAAGGAAAGTGTAGCAAAAAGCGAGAGTGACATCAGCATCACGCCGTCTGCTCAGGAGCTCCTACAAGACTACATGTCTCTG ttgaagacaaggttgaagacAGAAGAGTTGAAGCAGTTTGCCCTCCTGTTGAGACAGTACCGCACCAGTATTAGTGTTCGGGAGTTCTGTATCCGCCTGAAGGACTTGTACAGGGAAGAGAGGAAGTTCCTCATGGCAG GTATGAGGCCATTTATTCCGGAAAAAGACAGTCAGTACTTCGAGAGTTTCTTGGAATCTATAGGAGTGGATGGCAATGGAATTCTCACGGACAGTTATCGCCGCTACAGGCGGACTATAAGCGATGCCTCGGCATCAACTTTCAGTGCCAACGGTGCCAATGGCAACGGGAATGGGAACGGTCGGGACTCCGTGTCGATTCCGTCCTCGGCGGGCGACGCCACGCCGGTTCCCCAGGAGACGGAGGAACTGGACAGAATGTTGTCGGACATCCATAATGACATCGAGGCCTTGGCGACAAGTGTGGAAAACATCAACATGCAGTTTTAG
- the LOC136426993 gene encoding trypsin-3-like, which translates to MDFIKSEPSCGVPTLRSSGVSPKIVGGTEAAPGAWPWQAAIVAGRTFRCGATLIHPEWVLTAAHCHIQSVPLRLMSVKLGKHDLTATESAEQTFGMKTFILHPDYNPNLNNHGIPDSDIALVKLDRPAAIWPRVNTACLPEGEENIPRDDLMTVTGWGHVEETAGTSSFRKLNQVRVPYIPTCVCNGPGFYNGNITANMFCAGYEEGGKDSCGGDSGGPMVARDGVGAPYRVVGVVSWGVGCAQRRRPGVYVPVYRYMDWIADVMEQNKNL; encoded by the exons ATGGATTTTATCAAATCAGAACCGTCTTGCGGGGTGCCCACGCTGAGGTCTTCAGGCGTAAGTCCGAAGATCGTCGGCGGCACCGAGGCTGCCCCGGGTGCCTGGCCTTGGCAGGCAGCCATCGTGGCGGGCCGTACCTTCCGCTGTGGAGCCACGCTCATCCATCCCGAGTGGGTCCTGACGGCCGCGCACTGCCACATCCAGAG TGTTCCTCTACGTTTGATGTCCGTCAAACTAGGCAAGCACGACCTAACAGCTACGGAAAGTGCAGAACAGACCTTCGGCATGAAGACGTTTATCCTCCACCCAGACTACAACCCAAATCTCAACAACCACGGCATCCCGGATAGTGACATCGCCCTCGTCAAGTTGGACCGGCCAGCCGCAATATGGCCTCGGGTAAACACGGCGTGCCTGCCCGAGGGCGAGGAGAACATCCCACGGGACGACCTCATGACTGTTACCGGATGGGGCCACGTAGAAG AAACGGCAGGCACTTCGTCGTTCCGCAAGTTGAACCAAGTCCGGGTCCCGTACATCCCCACCTGTGTGTGTAACGGTCCCGGCTTCTACAACGGCAACATCACGGCTAACATGTTCTGTGCGGGGTACGAGGAAGGCGGGAAGGACTCTTGTGGG GGTGATTCCGGAGGACCGATGGTGGCGCGAGACGGTGTCGGCGCGCCCTACAGGGTCGTGGGCGTGGTGAGCTGGGGGGTCGGGTGTGCCCAGAGACGGCGGCCAGGCGTGTATGTACCGGTTTACAGGTACATGGACTGGATTGCAGATGTCATGGAACAAAACAAGAACCTATAG
- the LOC136426994 gene encoding perlucin-like protein: protein MATRRCVFSILLWSACLSIITGCPAGYQLFNGVCYKAVSLRGVRAPFPVENCAADGGRLANPKDQATHNFLINLKNRVNEYGYFKIGLREVGQKGQWRWSDGTDLGSFLAWGTRQPNNARGLSCVMYPPAWFGAGAGDMWDDIPCTNAADYICEVPLVSPPVDPPTACPGGYSQLKDMCYKAVSLRGVRPPLPAENCAADGGRLANPKDAETNRFLVNLKPRLHIAEHGLPTLPRPWLE, encoded by the exons ATGGCGACTCGGCGTTGCGTCTTCAGTATTCTTCTATGGAGCGCATGTCTCTCTATCATTACAG GTTGCCCGGCTGGTTACCAACTCTTCAATGGTGTTTGCTACAAGGCCGTCTCTCTCCGAGGAGTCAGAGCTCCATTTCCCGTGGAGAACTGCGCCGCAGACGGAGGGCGACTGGCCAACCCGAAGGACCAAGCCACGCACAACTTCCTCATCAATCTGAAGAACAGAGTTAACGAGTATGGGTACTTCAAGATCGGTCTGAGGGAGGTTGGGCAGAAGGGGCAGTGGCGCTGGAGTGACGGCACGGACCTCGGCAGTTTCCTGGCCTGGGGCACACGGCAGCCGAACAATGCCCGAGGTCTGAGCTGTGTGATGTACCCGCCGGCGTGGTTCGGGGCAGGAGCGGGGGACATGTGGGACGACATCCCGTGTACGAATGCAGCTGACTACATTTGTGAGGTTCCACTAGTGTCTCCTCCGGTCGACCCACCGACGG CTTGTCCTGGAGGTTACTCCCAGCTGAAGGACATGTGCTACAAGGCCGTTTCTCTCCGAGGAGTCAGACCGCCACTTCCCGCCGAGAACTGCGCCGCCGATGGAGGGCGACTGGCCAACCCAAAGGACGCGGAAACTAACCGCTTCCTCGTCAacctaaagcctaggttacacatagccgaacatggcctcccgactctcccccgaccatggttggagtga
- the LOC136428757 gene encoding integrin beta-1-binding protein 1-like, which yields MFRNKKKKSKKEGDNSLSSKNSSSGKASSSSSGQWSRSSGTGFEPSSESQRSSGVSAVLGGVAEFKVKLLAVLDNLEDVDNQGAIGMINTIDLNQQYRRIPFIAKDDSQVILVLFKYGIKVMEVNSPVVLYRHPLYSIQRVVCYDDGLGKQVVAIKVGQPRKTKYGLLAFQCNSQDQATEICRTLATIIEVITTPERS from the exons ATGTTTCggaacaagaagaaaaagagcaAAAAAGAGGGCGACAACTCACTCAGCAGTAAGAACAGCTCCAGTGGGAAG GCATCCTCAAGTAGCAGTGGCCAGTGGTCCCGATCCAGTGGAACAGGGTTCGAACCCAGCTCCGAGTCTCAGAGAAGCTCAG GTGTGTCAGCAGTGCTGGGCGGGGTTGCAGAGTTCAAGGTCAAACTTCTGGCCGTGCTGGATAATCTGGAGGATGTGGACAACCAGGGAGCCATCGGCATGATCAACACAATAGATCTCAACCAG CAATACAGAAGGATACCCTTCATTGCCAAGGACGATAGTCAAGTTATCCTGGTATTGTTCAAGTATGGGATCAAAGTCATGGAGGTCAACTCACCTGTG GTACTATACAGACATCCCCTGTACAGCATCCAGAGAGTGGTTTGTTATGATGATGGGCTGGGTAAACAGGTCGTGGCCATAAAGGTGGGACAACCCAGGAAAACCAAGTATGGCCTGCTGGCCTTCCAGTGTAACAGCCAG GATCAAGCCACTGAAATCTGCCGGACACTTGCCACCATAATTGAGGTCATCACGACACCTGAAAGGTCCTAA
- the LOC136428754 gene encoding L-threonine 3-dehydrogenase, mitochondrial-like isoform X1, with translation MSHFPHSACYCCLGTGMFPAITKSVCRSAGRDLQRTQLARHCVRFFNGFSQDELPVEETPAPRVLITGGLGQLGSGLASLLRKKYGPDNVIMSDIVNPPRHVRETGRYIFADILDFKNLQEKVVNEGIDWLIHFSALLSAVGEANVPLAIKVNIEGMHNILEVSKQYKLRVFIPSTIGAFGPTTPRNPTPDLTIQRPQTIYGVAKVHAELMGEYYHHKYGLDFRCLRFPGIISAETPPGGGTTDYSTEIFHDAVTTQRHECFLEHDTRLPMMYIDDCTRATAEVMELPEHRLKQRVYNIQAMSFTPAEIYAEVKKHVPDMEINYKPDSRQAIADTWPQVLDDTNARLDLGWNHEYDLPKLVTTMLTKIRAQKEGKQGTSAQINAAAI, from the exons ATGTCACATTTTCCTCACAGTGCCTGTTACTGTT GTCTCGGTACAGGAATGTTTCCAGCCATAACAAAGTCGGTGTGCCGGAGTGCCGGCCGTGACCTCCAGAGGACACAGCTGGCGCGGCACTGCGTGCGGTTCTTCAACGGGTTCTCCCAGGACGAGTTGCCCGTCGAAGAGACGCCCGCACCAAGGGTCCTCATCACAG GTGGTTTGGGACAGCTTGGTAGTGGACTTGCTAGCCTACTCAG GAAGAAATATGGGCCTGACAATGTGATCATGTCAGACATAGTGAACCCACCAAGGCATGTCAGAGAAACTG GTAGATACATCTTTGCAGACATCCTGGACTTCAAGAACCTTCAAGAGAAGGTTGTGAACGAGGGCATTGATTGGCTGATCCATTTCAGTGCCCTGCTCAGTGCTGTGGGAGAAGCTAACGTACCCCTGGCAATCAAG GTAAACATTGAAGGCATGCACAATATCCTGGAGGTCAGCAAGCAGTACAAGTTGAGGGTCTTCATCCCAAGCACAATCGGGGCGTTTGGTCCGACCACCCCGCGCAACCCGACCCCTGACCTCACCATCCAGAGGCCCCAGACCATCTACGGTGTGGCGAAGGTGCATGCTGAACTGATGGGAGAG TACTACCACCATAAATATGGTCTGGACTTCCGCTGTCTGCGCTTCCCTGGCATCATCTCTGCAGAAACGCCACCTGGCGGCGGAACAACAG ACTACTCTACAGAAATCTTCCACGACGCGGTGACGACCCAGAGACACGAGTGTTTTCTGGAGCACGACACACGTCTCCCGATGATGTATATTGACGACTGCACGCGGGCGACAGCGGAGGTTATGGAGCTGCCTGAACACAGACTGAAGCAGCGTGTGTACAACATCCAGGCCATGAGCTTCACGCCTGCAGAGATCTACGCAGAGGTGAAGAAACACGTGCCTGACATGGAGATCAACTACAAGCCTGACAGCAGACAGGCCATAG CTGATACCTGGCCGCAGGTTCTGGATGACACCAACGCGAGGCTTGACCTGGGCTGGAACCATGAGTACGACCTGCCCAAACTGGTCACAACAATGCTGACCAAGATCAGAGCCCAGAAGGAGGGCAAACAAGGAACGTCTGCACAGATAAATGCTGCTGCTATCTAA
- the LOC136428754 gene encoding L-threonine 3-dehydrogenase, mitochondrial-like isoform X2: protein MFPAITKSVCRSAGRDLQRTQLARHCVRFFNGFSQDELPVEETPAPRVLITGGLGQLGSGLASLLRKKYGPDNVIMSDIVNPPRHVRETGRYIFADILDFKNLQEKVVNEGIDWLIHFSALLSAVGEANVPLAIKVNIEGMHNILEVSKQYKLRVFIPSTIGAFGPTTPRNPTPDLTIQRPQTIYGVAKVHAELMGEYYHHKYGLDFRCLRFPGIISAETPPGGGTTDYSTEIFHDAVTTQRHECFLEHDTRLPMMYIDDCTRATAEVMELPEHRLKQRVYNIQAMSFTPAEIYAEVKKHVPDMEINYKPDSRQAIADTWPQVLDDTNARLDLGWNHEYDLPKLVTTMLTKIRAQKEGKQGTSAQINAAAI from the exons ATGTTTCCAGCCATAACAAAGTCGGTGTGCCGGAGTGCCGGCCGTGACCTCCAGAGGACACAGCTGGCGCGGCACTGCGTGCGGTTCTTCAACGGGTTCTCCCAGGACGAGTTGCCCGTCGAAGAGACGCCCGCACCAAGGGTCCTCATCACAG GTGGTTTGGGACAGCTTGGTAGTGGACTTGCTAGCCTACTCAG GAAGAAATATGGGCCTGACAATGTGATCATGTCAGACATAGTGAACCCACCAAGGCATGTCAGAGAAACTG GTAGATACATCTTTGCAGACATCCTGGACTTCAAGAACCTTCAAGAGAAGGTTGTGAACGAGGGCATTGATTGGCTGATCCATTTCAGTGCCCTGCTCAGTGCTGTGGGAGAAGCTAACGTACCCCTGGCAATCAAG GTAAACATTGAAGGCATGCACAATATCCTGGAGGTCAGCAAGCAGTACAAGTTGAGGGTCTTCATCCCAAGCACAATCGGGGCGTTTGGTCCGACCACCCCGCGCAACCCGACCCCTGACCTCACCATCCAGAGGCCCCAGACCATCTACGGTGTGGCGAAGGTGCATGCTGAACTGATGGGAGAG TACTACCACCATAAATATGGTCTGGACTTCCGCTGTCTGCGCTTCCCTGGCATCATCTCTGCAGAAACGCCACCTGGCGGCGGAACAACAG ACTACTCTACAGAAATCTTCCACGACGCGGTGACGACCCAGAGACACGAGTGTTTTCTGGAGCACGACACACGTCTCCCGATGATGTATATTGACGACTGCACGCGGGCGACAGCGGAGGTTATGGAGCTGCCTGAACACAGACTGAAGCAGCGTGTGTACAACATCCAGGCCATGAGCTTCACGCCTGCAGAGATCTACGCAGAGGTGAAGAAACACGTGCCTGACATGGAGATCAACTACAAGCCTGACAGCAGACAGGCCATAG CTGATACCTGGCCGCAGGTTCTGGATGACACCAACGCGAGGCTTGACCTGGGCTGGAACCATGAGTACGACCTGCCCAAACTGGTCACAACAATGCTGACCAAGATCAGAGCCCAGAAGGAGGGCAAACAAGGAACGTCTGCACAGATAAATGCTGCTGCTATCTAA